A part of Fusarium oxysporum Fo47 chromosome III, complete sequence genomic DNA contains:
- a CDS encoding mRNA capping enzyme, catalytic domain-containing protein: MAQQDGPIASIAEPGIKAQGQLLHEMRKEVANLLNRSATGFPGAQPVSFARQHLEELAQHDYYVVEKSDGIRYLLYSTTDENGNEAHYLIDRKNDFWFITNRSLHFPLENSPEAFHTNTLIDGELVWDTGSDGKRVPMFLVFDCLVLDGALLMERTLDKRLAYFDQRFYRPYKKLYQEYPQELEFQPFYVEMKKPQFAYAIDMMFRDILPKLKHGNDGLIFTCRTTAYKHGTDNHILKWKPPEENTVDCRLSLDFVEVEPNDEERREGITEPFIDYDSVPKADLYVYAGGSGPEKYEYFNSVFISEEEWETLKSLNDPLNWRVVECNIDEQGRWRIVRFRDDKNEANHISTTKSVLQSIEDRVSEKDLYRAAGEIKNAWKARASRGPAR; this comes from the exons ATGGCCCAACAAGATGGGCCCATCGCCTCCATCGCGGAGCCGGGCATCAAGGCTCAAGGACAACTACTCCACGAAATGCGCAAGGAGGTCGCGAACCTTCTCAACAGGTCTGCTACTGGCTTTCCCGGTGCGCAGCCCGTAAGCTTCGCCCGTCAGCATCTCGAGGAGCTCGCTCAGCACGA TTACTACGTAGTTGAAAAGTCCGACGGTATCAGATATCTCCTCTATTCGACAACAGACGAGAATGGAAACGAGGCTCACTACCTAATCGATCGCAAAAACGACTTTTGGTTCATCACGAACAGGAGCCTGCACTTTCCTCTCGAGAACTCCCCAGAAGCATTCCACACGAACACGCTGATCGACGGTGAACTGGTTTGGGACACAGGCTCCGACGGGAAGCGCGTCCCCATGTTTCTGGTATTTGACTGTCTGGTGCTGGATGGTGCCCTGCTCATGGAACGAACACTCGACAAGCGGCTCGCATATTTCGACCAACGATTCTACCGCCCCTACAAGAAGCTTTATCAGGAATATCCTCAGGAACTAGAGTTCCAGCCCTTCTACgtggagatgaagaaaccCCAATTTGCCTACGCCATTGATATGATGTTCAGAGATATCCTCCCCAAGCTAAAGCACGGCAACGACGGTCTGATCTTCACCTGTCGCACCACTGCTTACAAACACGGCACCGACAACCACATCTTGAAATGGAAGCCGCCAGAGGAGAACACTGTAGACTGCCGCCTGTCCCTGGACTTTGTGGAAGTTGAGCCCAACGACGAGGAGCGTCGCGAAGGCATCACTGAGCCATTCATTGATTATGACAGCGTCCCCAAGGCTGACTTGTACGTCTACGCAGGGGGTAGCGGCCCCGAAAAGTACGAGTATTTCAACAGCGTGTTCATCTCCGAGGAGGAGTGGGAGACTCTCAAGTCGCTAAACGATCCGCTTAACTGGCGAGTGGTTGAATGTAACATCGATGAGCAAGGTCGGTGGCGCATTGTGCGCTTCCGTGATGACAAGAACGAGGCCAACCACATCAGCACAACTAAGAGTGTGCTTCAAAGCATCGAGGACCGGGTTTCGGAAAAGGACCTGTACAGAGCAGCTGGGGAAATCAAGAATGCCTGGAAGGCTCGGGCGAGTAGGGGCCCTGCAAGATAG
- a CDS encoding armadillo-type protein — translation MARRRRVEKPAQVEEEEEEEVVEREDEQDQEEEQREERDHDSENEEEGEQRSLTFDEEISWKPAKPIPTSTLIKRLDKLSKELSDLDQGAADLDSIRDVAKQLGHRNLLQHKDGGVKAYTACCLVDILRLFVPDAPFTDDQIKMIFTLFIKDILPALHDPTNPYDSQHKYVLASLTEVKSILLLHQISNADDLLLRLFNSTFDGVSASGSKAASEEQVAKDVEIHLTEMLMQLIDEAESVSASVVDAIISQFLRAAPPGGNRHKGQNGNQSTLLLKEEPPAYVMAKNICNGCSDKMARYVSQYFSDVILNASGFATKSNGQRHADDSDDEDGTLGPSEADLRSLRQAHLLIRELWRAAPTVLSNVVPQLDAELSADNVHLRQIATETIGDMVSGIGAAGPPPPPSLEPAAYPPIKLLDDTPPPAVENVLTKPYSPQSFAQIHHAAYRNFVGRKNDKAAIIRAAWISAAGYILATSAGGIGLSREEENELIKALYEKLNDSEEKVRLAAVQAVELFDFRDIVLKLGALGGVEKTGSIFASLADRSRDKKPAVRVEAMVLLAKLWSVGAGEIADGQEAVISCLGGVPSRILSVWYIGDEDLIILLERVMFECLVPLKYPFIKGAKSKAASQSQTANSQADQDKIRAERILLLLKSLDASAKRAFFIMQARQPQVAKGVEVFIQQCEAYNGGVINANEEKVKAALSKTFQWFGAFFPDPLKVRSDLQKFAKLNDRRCYQLLKFIIASDTEYLHVRRAIKELIAKVQGNPGSASCLDTLIPLIYRAGSLMYNRSHLATIMDYSKNDKAGFSTVAHEILNDISQRNPALFKAHSDNLRKEIISQAPSGSQPNEPAVVDILKAYSSYSKRYPQEITYDKKFIQVLMDYALCGVPARSAKYAVNILLAKNDDKSKVTATALLQRIMKDFKYGSPNFLTRLAAVSQLERLAPTVTLDFDETINDLTIKQILRQVRTNDKNPEVSWVEDEDMNEELQAKCLAMRTLVNQALANQDDDDSLTRVKLVFKLLKEFVVQEGEFCKVKDTPLAHKKRLRLLAGLLILKLCTVKKYDDEFDPASFNKLAELVQDTELEVRRHFMEKLQSYITQGRLRARFYTMLFLAAFEPAAELKSRVETWLRSRARLFAQNRAHVLEAMISRFIPLLAHHPDYSSDVDDLADFANYFVFYLNTCATEENISLIYKYAERVKQTRDALNPEASERIYVLADIAMAVTRKWQERKNWVFQAYSGNVGLPSGLVQSLPSSSVAHEIAQKQYMPEELDEKLDELLKAADRKKKRKSTGEKQDPPAKRVRTQIKTVIREKRDSRPKKVPKPKKSKPVKDTPPPSERRRSGRAHKVSVYTEREDEEDEEEMLEGVADWEYPENDSEGGEASSGDDESELSDAPPEEDDEDDSNKASDNDEPPEPEADKPGEPRFNGRNAAPALKSRGASKPPVKASVLAEVKRPTRSTRSLRGKGTDDMEIDADE, via the exons ATGGCGCGTCGTCGGCGCGTCGAGAAGCCTGCCCaagtggaggaggaggaggaggaggaagtcgtTGAGCGGGAAGATgagcaagaccaagaagaagaacagcgCGAAGAGCGCGACCATGACTCAgagaatgaggaggagggcgagCAACGCAGCTTGACTTTCGACGAAGAAATTTCCTGGAAACCCGCCAAGCCAATTCCTACGAGCACTCTGATAAAACGACTCGACAAATTATCCAAGGAGCTCTCCGATCTCGATCAAGGTGCCGCCGACCTGGACTCCATCAGAGATGTGGCCAAACAATTGGGACACCGTAACCTACTTCAGCACAAGGATGGCGGTGTCAAGGCATACACAGCATGCTGCCTAGTCGATATTCTTCGACTCTTCGTTCCCGATGCTCCTTTTACCGACGACCAGATCAAA ATGATATTCACCTTGTTCATCAAGGATATCCTGCCGGCTCTGCACGATCCCACAAATCCATATGACAGCCAGCACAAATACGTTTTGGCATCTCTTACGGAAGTCAAGAGTATTTTACTCCTCCACCAAATCTCCAACGCTGACGATCTACTGTTACGACTCTTCAACAGCACATTTGACGGAGTATCGGCATCTGGTTCTAAGGCAGCATCTGAGGAACAGGTCGCTAAAGACGTTGAGATTCACCTGACAGAAATGCTAATGCAGTTGATTGACGAGGCCGAGAGTGTGTCGGCTTCTGTTGTCGACGCGATTATCAGTCAGTTTCTGAGAGCTGCTCCTCCCGGTGGAAATCGACATAAAGGACAGAACGGGAATCAATCcactcttcttctcaaggaagAACCACCAGCATATGTCATGGCGAAAAACATATGCAATGGATGTTCCGATAAAATGGCACGTTACGTGAGTCAATACTTCAGTGACGTTATCCTTAACGCTTCCGGCTTCGCTACCAAATCCAATGGGCAGCGACATGCGGATGattctgatgatgaagacgggACTCTGGGCCCATCAGAGGCAGATCTGAGGAGTCTCCGCCAAGCCCATCTACTCATTCGTGAACTGTGGCGAGCCGCCCCGACAGTTCTTTCCAACGTGGTACCGCAGCTCGATGCTGAGCTTTCAGCCGACAATGTGCATCTTCGTCAAATCGCCACAGAGACGATTGGCGACATGGTTTCAGGCATTGGTGCAGCGGgaccaccacctcctccttcGTTGGAACCAGCGGCTTATCCTCCCATAAAATTACTGGACGACACTCCACCCCCAGCCGTCGAGAACGTCTTGACAAAACCTTACTCACCTCAGTCTTTTGCTCAAATACATCATGCCGCGTATCGCAACTTCGTTGGGAGAAAGAATGACAAGGCCGCCATCATTCGTGCGGCTTGGatctctgctgctggttaTATATTGGCCACGTCTGCAGGGGGCATTGGTCTTAGCCGCGAAGAGGAGAACGAGCTCATCAAGGCACTCTACGAAAAGCTCAATGACAGCGAAGAGAAAGTTCGGCTGGCTGCGGTACAAGCAGTCGAGCTGTTTGACTTCCGCGACATCGTTCTGAAACTTGGAGCTCTCGGAGGCGTAGAGAAGACTGGCTCAATATTTGCCAGCTTGGCGGATCGATCTCGTGATAAGAAGCCCGCCGTACGTGTTGAAGCCATGGTTCTACTGGCAAAGTTGTGGTCAGTTGGTGCTGGGGAGATTGCTGATGGACAAGAGGCTGTCATATCCTGCTTAGGTGGTGTGCCTTCCCGCATCCTCAGTGTGTGGTATATCGGCGATGAGGATCTCATCATTCTTCTTGAACGGGTCATGTTCGAGTGTTTGGTCCCTTTGAAGTATCCCTTCATAAAGGGCGCAAAATCAAAGGCGGCCTCTCAGTCGCAGACGGCCAATAGCCAGGCGGATCAGGACAAAATTCGCGCAGAGAGGATCCTACTGTTGCTTAAGTCACTGGATGCGTCTGCCAAGAGGGCTTTTTTCATTATGCAGGCCCGTCAGCCCCAGGTTGCTAAGGGAGTTGAAGTATTCATTCAGCAATGTGAAGCCTATAACGGGGGGGTGATCAATGCAAACGAGGAAAAGGTCAAAGCCGCCTTGAGCAAGACCTTCCAGTGGTTCGGTGCGTTTTTCCCGGATCCGCTCAAGGTCCGTAGCGATCTCCAGAAGTTCGCGAAACTCAACGATCGCCGTTGTTACCAGCTTCTCAAGTTTATTATTGCATCCGATACCGAATATCTACATGTCCGAAGAGCCATCAAGGAGTTGATTGCCAAGGTCCAAGGTAACCCAGGGTCAGCGAGCTGTTTGGATACCCTCATCCCTCTAATTTACCGGGCCGGCTCTTTGATGTATAATCGGAGTCACTTGGCTACAATCATGGACTACTCCAAGAATGACAAAGCTGGATTCTCTACAGTTGCCCATGAGATCTTGAATGATATATCACAGCGAAATCCTGCGCTTTTCAAGGCTCATTCGGACAATCTCAGAAAGGAGATCATCAGCCAAGCACCGTCAGGCAGCCAGCCTAACGAGCCCGCCGTGGTGGATATTCTCAAGGCATACTCGTCCTATTCCAAAAGATACCCCCAGGAGATTACCTATGACAAGAAGTTCATTCAGGTTCTTATGGACTACGCCTTATGTGGGGTTCCTGCCAGAAGTGCCAAGTATGCCGTCAACATTCTGCTTGCTAAGAACGATGACAAGAGTAAAGTTACCGCCACCGCTCTTCTGCAAAGAATCATGAAGGACTTCAAGTATGGCTCGCCGAATTTCTTGACAAGGTTGGCTGCAGTCAGCCAGCTTGAACGTCTAGCACCAACAGTTACTctagactttgatgagacaaTCAACGACTTGACAATCAAGCAAATTCTGCGTCAAGTCCGTACTAATGACAAGAACCCTGAGGTTTCCTGggtcgaggatgaggacaTGAATGAGGAACTACAAGCAAAATGTCTTGCCATGAGGACACTGGTCAATCAAGCGCTCGCGAAtcaggacgacgatgactCCCTGACTCGAGTGAAACTGGTCTTTAAACTCCTGAAAGAATTTGTGGTGCAAGAAGGAGAGTTTTGCAAAGTCAAGGATACTCCATTGGCTCACAAAAAACGACTCAGACTTCTTGCTGGACTTCTGATCCTGAAACTATGTACTGTCAAAAAGTACGATGACGAGTTTGATCCCGCTAGCTTCAACAAGCTTGCAGAGCTCGTGCAAGACACAGAACTTGAGGTTCGTCGTCATTTCATGGAGAAATTACAAAGCTACATCACTCAAGGAAGATTACGGGCGAGATTTTACACAAtgctcttcttggctgctttcGAGCCAGCAGCAGAACTCAAAAGCCGGGTAGAAACCTGGTTGAGATCCAGAGCCCGACTCTTTGCTCAAAACAGGGCTCACGTACTCGAGGCCATGATTAGTCGCTTCATTCCTCTACTGGCTCACCATCCTGACTACAGCTCTGACGTTGATGACCTGGCTGATTTCGCCAACTATTTCGTCTTTTATCTTAATACTTGTGCAACAGAAGAGAACATTTCATTGATCTACAAGTACGCTGAGCGTGTCAAGCAAACGCGCGATGCACTGAACCCCGAGGCTAGTGAGCGGATATATGTGCTGGCTGATATCGCAATGGCAGTCACACGCAAGTGGCAAGAGAGGAAAAACTGGGTTTTCCAGGCTTATTCGGGCAATGTCGGCCTGCCAAGCGGTCTTGTGCAAAGCTTGCCGTCGAGTAGCGTTGCCCATGAGATTGCCCAGAAGCAATATATGCCAGAAGAGCTGGACGAGAAGTTGGACGAACTGCTCAAAGCTGCCGATCGCAAGAAG AAACGAAAATCAACGGGAGAAAAGCAGGATCCTCCAGCAAAGAGGGTGAGAACTCAAATCAAGACAGTCATCCGAGAGAAGCGTGATAGCAGGCCCAAAAAGGTCCCGAAACCTAAGAAATCCAAGCCAGTCAAAGACACACCGCCGCCTTCAGAACGTCGTCGCAGTGGTAGAGCTCATAAGGTGTCTGTCTATACAGAGcgagaagacgaagaagacgaggaggagatgcTGGAGGGCGTGGCCGACTGGGAATATCCAGAAAATGATAGTGAAGGTGGCGAGGCCAGTTCAGGCGACGATGAATCAGAGCTTTCGGATGCTCCCccagaggaagacgatgaagatgacagtAATAAGGCATCGGACAACGACGAGCCTCCAGAACCGGAAGCGGATAAGCCTGGAGAACCCAGATTCAACGGAAGAAACGCAGCTCCAGCACTGAAGAGCAGGGGTGCGTCTAAGCCACCTGTCAAGGCCAGTGTTCTTGCAGAGGTAAAGCGACCAACGAGGTCAACGAGGTCACTACGGGGCAAGGGCACAGACGATATGGAAATTGATGCTGACGAGTAA
- a CDS encoding peptidase M24, structural domain-containing protein translates to MSSETKETDYSLANPDTLTKYKTAAQISEKVLAEVSKLVVPGAKIVDICQQGDKLIEEEVAKVYRGKKINKGFSHPTTVSPSSYVTPYTPLTSDEAEANTEIKDGEAIKIQLGAQIDGFGSIVCDTVIATPEDKAGDKITGRTADLVLANYYVNELLLRLMIPPGLLAQGSEEEKAKAASQKAPTQAKITSLLEKVTKAYEVNLVESTTSWLFDHNEIEGSKKIVLAPAEGTKGEGVPEIGEVWGVETGVSLGSGKVKGLDQRATLHRRTNQTYGLKRPTSRKILNEVQKKFGIFPFSLRQLEDERDAKSGVVECVRGNVFRQYELVGDKDNSPVARYLTTLAITKNGITKLGGPPPLDLEKYESDKKIEDEEVLKILEQPLARNTGKKKSKPKKKTAKKEDDEE, encoded by the exons ATGTCGTCCGAGACCAAGGAAACCG ACTACTCTCTGGCCAACCCAGATACCCTTACCAAGTACAAGACCGCCGCTCAGATCTCCGAGAAGGTCCTTGCTGAGGTCTCCAAGCTCGTCGTCCCTGGCGCCAAGATCGTCGACATCTGCCAGCAGGGTGACAAGTTgatcgaagaagaagttgccaAGGTTTACCGAGGaaagaagatcaacaagG GTTTCTCCCACCCCACTACCGTCTCCCCCTCGTCCTACGTCACTCCCTACACTCCTCTCACCTCCGACGAGGCTGAGGCCAATACCGAGATCAAGGATGGTGAGGCTATCAAGATCCAGCTAGGCGCCCAGATCGATGGCTTCGGTTCCATTGTCTGTGACACCGTGATTGCTACCCCAGAGGACAAGGCAGGCGACAAGATCACCGGTCGCACCGCTGACCTGGTTCTCGCCAACTACTATGTCAACGAGCTTCTCCTGCGACTGATGATCCCCCCTGGTCTCCTCGCCCAGGgcagcgaggaggagaaggccaaggctgcctCCCAGAAGGCCCCTACACAGGCCAAGATCACCAGCCTCCTAGAAAAGGTCACCAAGGCCTACGAAGTTAACCTCGTCGAGAGCACCACCTCTTGGTTGTTCGACCACAACGAGATTGAGGGCAGCAAGAAGATTGTCCTTGCCCCCGCCGAGGGTACCAAGGGCGAGGGCGTTCCTGAGATTGGTGAGGTATGGGGTGTCGAGACCGGTGTCAGTCTGGGCTCGGGCAAGGTGAAGGGTCTTGATCAGCGTGCTACCCTCCACCGCCGCACCAACCAGACCTACGGTCTCAAGCGACCCACCTCGCGAAAGATCCTCAACGAGGTCCAGAAGAAGTTCGGCATCTTCCCCTTCAGCTTGCGACAGCTTGAGGACGAGCGTGATGCCAAGTCTGGTGTCGTTGAATGTGTCCGAGGCAACGTCTTCCGCCAATATGAGCTAGTTGGTGACAAGGACAACTCCCCCGTTGCTCGATATCTCACAACCCTTG CCATTACCAAGAACGGTATCACCAAGCTTGGTGGCCCACCTCCTCTGGACCTCGAGAAGTATGAGTCCGACAAGAagattgaggatgaggaggttCTCAAGATCCTGGAGCAGCCCCTGGCCAGAAACAccggcaagaagaagagcaagcctaagaagaagaccgccaagaaggaggacgatgaagagtAA